The Prevotella sp. E2-28 genome includes the window AAGAGGGTAGGGATGTGTTCCTGGCCGACTCAGGCTATGTGCTGCAGATGGCTCAGCAGGACTTTGAGCACATACAGTTCCACTTCACCAGCGAGTTCTAAGACAAAGAGAGATAAGAATCAAATCTTATTGATATCCACGTATCCGTGCATCACTGCGTAGATGGTGAGCGCGGATACGCTTTTCATACCCAGTTTCTCCATGATATTCTTTCGGTGCGTTACCACCGTAGCCAGACCAATGTTCAGCTTATCGGCTATCTCCTTGTTAATAAAGCCCTGCACTATCAGCGACATCACCTCAATCTCACGGTCCGATAGTATTTTCTGTTGCAGAATCTTAGGCATCGGCGGCATGTTACGCCCACCACTATGACCCATCTGCTGAAGCATCAGCAGTGCACGTACCAACTCTGATTCCGGTACGTTGATGCAGAGTGAATGAAACTCCGACAGCTTGCTGTTCTCATTCAGGGAGAGAGTCAATACAATGGTCTTCCTACGATTCTCCGTAAAGAAAGGTCTGTTCTCTAGAACAATATTCATCGACACAAAATAATGCATATACTGTTCCGGCTTATTTGCCATCAGTTCCGCCATTGTTCCAAAGGTATCTACGGTAGCAATAGGCATCACGTTTTGCAGTAATTGCTTCAGTCCTAGCACGGCCAGCGTGTTAGGATCAATGATAGCTATATGTGGGCGACCTTCCATCTTCATAACGGCTTGCAAAGTTACAAACAAATTATTAAAAACCAAAGAAATGTTTGCGCTACCAGGTTAATAAACTTTAAAAAACAAAACAAATCATAGGGTATAGTTGCTAATTTAAAAAGAAAAGTTTAAATTTGCAACGTGTTTTTCATGGTATTAGATTATTAAGGTTAATTATCGAGAATTGTATGTCGCGAGACAAATAATTTTCACCCCACAGCAATTACGATTTGTAATTGCTAACGAAAAAGGGAGCCTGTGAAGGTTCCCTTTTCTCATTCTTTTATCTTACTCAGCGCCACCTTGGCTGACGCCACCCTCGCTCAGAGGGATGTTGCCACCGGTGATTATGATGGTGATAGTGTCAGTAGCAGCAGGGATCGCAAATTTTTGTGAAAAGTCAAAGAAATATATGAGACAAATACGCAAATCATTCCATTTTTCTCATTTTTTTTTCATAAAAAATTAGCCTTCACCATCACCATATTATCTTGAAATTTACCAACTTACAGTGAAGGGTATTTTAAGTCGCACGAAATTTAAGGTCGCACGAAATTTTATTGTCGCACAGATTTCACAGATTACACAGATTTTTTTCTGACGAAAAACCATGCGGATGATATTTTGCGGCGCTAGCCCGATTCGCTTAGCGAATCAAAAATCTGTGAAATCTGTGAAATCTGTGCGACAATAAAAAAGTCCTAGGAATCTGTGCGACATATAAACGGCCTTCACTATATCCGATTGATATTTGATAACTTATAGAGAAGGTGAAGGCAAAAATTAATTACTCATAGAATTATGAAAATAAGTCTTAGAGTTACGAGCGTAACTCTTAGACTTACGAAATTATCTCTAAGACTTATGGAAATAACTATAAGACTTATGAAAATAACTATAAGACTTATGAGGTGAAAAGCTGCGACTTATTCCGGGACGTATATTATCTCACCGTTATCAAGCTCATAGGCAATGCCGACACGCTTTCCTTTAGCACCATCGGCATTCGACTGATCTTCACTCGGCGTATAACGGTTGATGGTATGACCTTCCTTCGTAATAATCTCCATGTTGTCCTTACCCGGGTTCTTCACCATTGTGAAGTCTTCCTGCGAAAACATCTCAGTCATGTTAAAATGGGTGACGAGGGCCACCATCAAGGCAACAGCAAACACCATAGACACATCAAACAGGTTGCTGACAACAGACATCGGGTCGTCGTCCTCGGCCTGCGCCAACATCGATTTATTTCTTCGTTTCAACATAATTTTTCTTTTAGTCACTTCGCTTGGTAAAAGCGTCCCCAAGGGGCCGAGCGAATGTTTAATCTTTAATGTTTAATCTTTAATGTTCCAACAGGTCTGCCAGGAACTGAAGATTCACACTGTCACGACGGTA containing:
- a CDS encoding response regulator transcription factor, yielding MEGRPHIAIIDPNTLAVLGLKQLLQNVMPIATVDTFGTMAELMANKPEQYMHYFVSMNIVLENRPFFTENRRKTIVLTLSLNENSKLSEFHSLCINVPESELVRALLMLQQMGHSGGRNMPPMPKILQQKILSDREIEVMSLIVQGFINKEIADKLNIGLATVVTHRKNIMEKLGMKSVSALTIYAVMHGYVDINKI
- a CDS encoding DUF2149 domain-containing protein codes for the protein MLKRRNKSMLAQAEDDDPMSVVSNLFDVSMVFAVALMVALVTHFNMTEMFSQEDFTMVKNPGKDNMEIITKEGHTINRYTPSEDQSNADGAKGKRVGIAYELDNGEIIYVPE